CCTGGCCACAGTAAGCGCAAGCTTGAAGGCGGGGCTGGTAGCCCAGCTGGCTCAGAAACCGGATCTCAAACCACCTCAGCACCAGCTCCGCATCCACTACCCCAGAATTGAGCTGGCGCAGGCAGGTTAAGAGCAGGGTAAATGCTCTCGGATCGGCTTCTTCAGAAGGTATGAATGCGTCTACCAGCTCGGCTAGATACTCAGCCGCCCTAAATCGCTCCCAATCGGCAGCAATGCCGTCAAAGCTTTCCCGCATTCGGCCCTGGGTCAAGGTATGCAGATTTTGGCCTGCATAAAGGACCACATCGCTATGCACGAATAACTGGGCGCAGGGACGAAGGGTACTGTGGAGCCGCCGCACCCCCTTGGCGATAGCCCCGATCTTTCCGCGGCTAGGGCTATAGAGGGTGAGCAGTTTATCCGCCTCCCCATATTCTCGCTCTCGGATTACCAAGACTTCAGCCTTGTACAGGCCCGGCATCCCTGAAAACCCCCTGGCCAGCTAGGGTCCCTATAACCCCTTCCTAATCATAGCCCAGCTGCCGAAGCGCTACCTGATCCTGCCGCCATTCCTTCTTGGTCTTCACCCGTAAGTCCAGGTAGACGCGAACGCCTAACCAAGCTTCCATATCCTGGCGGGCAAGCTGGCCGATGGCCTTAAGCATTTGCCCTTTATGACCAATTATAATTCCTTTTTGGGACTCCCTTTCCGTATATAAGGTAGCCCGAACGTAGATAAGCTCTTCCGAGCGCTTGGTTATCTCCTCTATGCCCACAGCAATCCCGTAGGGCACTTCGTCACGGGTAAGGGTAATGGCTTTTTCCCGGATGATTTCTGCCAAGACAAAGGCCTGGGGCTGGTCGGTAACCATGTCCGCCGGGTAATACTGAGGGCCGGGCGGCAAGAATTGGCCTATGGCGTCCATAAGCTCCTTTAGGCCGGTACCATTTAATGCGGAGACGGTCTGAACGTGAGAAAAGGGATACAGGCCCCGGTAAACCTCGATGCGGCCGGGCAAGATTTCTGCGGGAATGAGATCTTCTTTATTGATCACTAGGATAACCGGTACCGACAATCCGGAAAGGAAGCCAGCTATATGCTGCTCCCCTCCAGCTGGAAGAACTGAACCATCCACTACCCACAGGACTACTTCTACCTCGGTTAAGGATTTCCGCGCTACCTCCACCATATAGTCTCCCAAAAGGTTGCGCGGCCGGTGGATGCCGGGAGTATCTACAAAGATGATCTGCAATCCCGGGGAAGTGTAAACCCCATGGATGCGGTTACGAGTGGTCTGGGGCTTATCAGAAACAATGGAGACCTTATGCCCGGTCAGGGCATTAACCAAAGTAGATTTGCCTACGTTGGGCCTACCCACCACAGTAGCAAATCCAGACCTAAATTCGCCCTTCTCGCCTTGCATTGGTTCCGCCAACCTTGCTCCTCCGAAAAAACATATATTTCCAACTGCCCAGCACTCAACCTTGAGTCTAACGTAAACCGGCAAGGTACCGGCTATCCAGGTCAGTTAGATCCCATACCTCTAGTCCCAATTTGAGTGCTGGGTCCGGCC
The sequence above is drawn from the Clostridia bacterium genome and encodes:
- the recO gene encoding DNA repair protein RecO — translated: MPGLYKAEVLVIREREYGEADKLLTLYSPSRGKIGAIAKGVRRLHSTLRPCAQLFVHSDVVLYAGQNLHTLTQGRMRESFDGIAADWERFRAAEYLAELVDAFIPSEEADPRAFTLLLTCLRQLNSGVVDAELVLRWFEIRFLSQLGYQPRLQACAYCGQGLEGQSQPVVFSPQLGGVLCSQCAPQDPAAMAISAGSVAVLHHFLMVPLAKLERLKLSVGLRKELGAALARYIEVRLEKRLKSPRLLAHKS
- the era gene encoding GTPase Era, encoding MQGEKGEFRSGFATVVGRPNVGKSTLVNALTGHKVSIVSDKPQTTRNRIHGVYTSPGLQIIFVDTPGIHRPRNLLGDYMVEVARKSLTEVEVVLWVVDGSVLPAGGEQHIAGFLSGLSVPVILVINKEDLIPAEILPGRIEVYRGLYPFSHVQTVSALNGTGLKELMDAIGQFLPPGPQYYPADMVTDQPQAFVLAEIIREKAITLTRDEVPYGIAVGIEEITKRSEELIYVRATLYTERESQKGIIIGHKGQMLKAIGQLARQDMEAWLGVRVYLDLRVKTKKEWRQDQVALRQLGYD